From the genome of Papaver somniferum cultivar HN1 unplaced genomic scaffold, ASM357369v1 unplaced-scaffold_21, whole genome shotgun sequence:
TAGATCGAGACTTTTACAAACTAAACTAGAACAAACGAAATACATGAAACTAAgtacaatactacaacaaaaatggAAACTATCAACTGCAAgagcaaaaaaagaaagagatcttCCCAGATCTTCTCCAAAAGGAACCGATCCGAGCAGATGAAGAAGCGCCGGGGAGGGTTTTTTCgttgagaagaaaagagaagagagaGGGAGGAGAGAGCCGGGGAGGGTGTATAATGATCAATCAAGTAATATTAATCTAACAACTGTTCTGCATACTACTTATGAGTAACAGTTAGGAAAAATCTGAACAGAAGAAACATTAAACAGCTAAAATAGTGTATGGATTGAGTCGGATTTGCCTCATGCCCCTGATTGCTGCTTGATGTAACTATAAAGCTGTTGGTGGAAGGCGTGATCCAAGGAGAAACAGTCGTCCATACTGGCTAAGGAACGCCCTTCTTTTCTACAAAAATGTGGGAGTGATTCATAGTCCATGACTTTCAACAACTCTTCTTTCCCATTACCTTTGAGCACCTGAATTTTCCTCTGCGTCTCTTCCCGCAGTAGTTTCTTCACAATCTTCCATAATTTTGAAAATGCATATGGGGTATTAACAACGTAGTATGTCACGGCTATTTCTGGATAATTGAGGTCATCGATAGTAGCTATTGTGGTCAGTAGCTTTATCTGGCTGATCGCAGAAAGCTTTAAACAAGTCATATCGAAAACTTTGACACAAGTCCCAATATAGCGTCCATATTTCTTTGTTGGCTGAGGAAACACAACTAGGTCACGATATTCATTGATCTGGATATGTGACTGGACATAATAATCGACCGGACCTTTGTCGTATGTACTTTTTCCAACGCCAATGGCAAAAACAGGAAGGCCTTCTTTTGTGTAACCTGACAATCCTAATAATTGGGAGTCTCGCACAGCTTTGTATAATTCAGTGAGAGCTATCGGTCTCATTAATATCTTATCAATCTTGTTTTCCATCCTCCAATTTATACAATCAATTAACATCTGATGTGCTTTGGGAACATTCCAAGCTCTAGCCTTAAGAAACCGCACCAAAGTTTCAGCTGGATATCCTTGGTGCATATTCCGAAAACTTTGCTTTAGAGGTTCTTCAAGTTTTTCTGCTAAATCAAACAACTGTTTGATCGCTTCTTCTTGAGAAACCATCGCTGTAGTTTTTTTctctaatcaattttttttttctacataAACCTAACCTAACTTTAACCGTAGAGACGAAGAAATCTTTTCGACTTAATTCTCttgatcttttttgtatttctaggAGAGGTAATacctatatatatattttttcttgaagcctacctatatttttttttcccgtgcttttctgtttcaaaatctatGATGGACTATAAAATTCTATTTTGGAGATTACTTTGTTCTCGAGTAAAGTATATTTTGGAGTTTCTTTGTTTGCAATGGTTTCCAATAAGCGGAGTTTTGTTTTTTTATAGAGGTTATGGTTTGCTTGATGGTCAAGTTATTTCTAGTCCGGCATCAGAAGCAGCTGTCTATAAATAAACACCTTGTCTCTtgcctatgatatttcaatccaAAGATTCAAATTAACCTCGCTCTTAGTCCTTCAACTTTACTGTACATGAAATATGTCGAGCATTCCAGTGGATCTCTATTATGACATCCTTTTAAGGTTACCGACAAAATCATTACTTATTTGCAAATCTCTCTGCAAGTATTGGTATGCCCTCATCTCTAACCCTAGTTTTGCTAATATGcaccttaattttattttccaacgAGACAATTTCATAAGTCTAACGCCTAATTATAAGGAAAAAATTAGATGCGAATACGTAGTGCATTCAACAGGTTATGAATCATTATTCAGGGAAAGTCATCAAAAAAGTGTTGATGACATGTTGTTTAAAGGTTGTTCAATCTTTTCGTCAGCAGCTCATACTATTGAGTTGTGGTGTTCTTGTAATGGTTTGGTTTGCTTACACTTTCGGGCTGTTAATAAACAATGGATTTGTCTTTGGAACCCTGCCACAAGATAATACAAGAAACTACCCAAAGCGCCAACTAGCTTTCCAACTAGGCCAGGTTTCCTTGTTGAATTTAGTCAATCTGCTTTGGGTTATGATCATAAAATTAAAGATTACAAGTTTGTAACTATAGTTTGTTTGGGCAACTTCATTCATGAAACACCCTAGTATATACATTAGGATCAAATTCTTGGAAGAAAATTCAAGATACCCCTGACGGAAACCTTTATCAAAGGCAATCTGGGGTGCTTGTCAATGGAGCTTTCCATTGGTTAGGTGCAGGAAACAAAGAGAGTACTCTTTCCGATTTTATAATTTCTTTTGATATCAGCAATGAGAGTTCCAGTGATATACAACTACCCGGCATGGAAGATTTGAATGATGGGTGATGTGTTCGCGTGGGGGTGTTGGAAGGGTGCCTTTGTGTTATTATTGTCGATTATTATTTTGATCAACATCTTTGTGAGCGTCGACCTCAAGTTATAATATGGGTAATGCAAGAGTATGGAGTTCGAGAATCTTGGAGTAAGCGTTTTGTTATTAACCGTGGTTATATGGGCAGCCCTTACGATTTAAGCCTTTTGTGGTATTTTAAGGATGGAAAGATTCTTTTTCTGGTGTTTATCAACTATATATATATGACCTGAAACATGGAGGTACTAGATCACCAAATCTTCCTGATTCGCGCACAACTAATGTTGTAAGTTACTTTGAAACCTTAGCTTCACTAAACTTTGGAATGTACGTAAGGGAAAATGGAGAAATAGAGTTGTcaattattgaagaagaagaaggagaagaggaaTCCATTTAATTCAGGTGCATGTATATGTTATTCTTAGTCCTTGTTTCTCTTTTGAATGATTATTAGTCCGTGTTATAATAGATGAAGGTTAGatttgctatttttatttttctaatcaaGAGCGTTAACCGATGACTCTTAGGAGCAGTAAAAGCAGGAAAATCCCAGAGTACCATCCAACCAAAAGAAATCAAATACCACTCTCTATCTCATTCCACTTATACACCAAACCCTGAAACTGGATGTCCTTGAGATCTGGAGAAGGAAAACTCGGTACAATTGATGGATGGACATCAAAGTTTAGTATTAGAAATAAGCAAGGTGAATAAAAAATCTCTAAGTTTCACTCAGAGTTCCTTAAAAAACTGTAAATTGATGGATGGACATCAAAGTTTAGTATTAGAAATAAGCAAGGTGAATAAAAAATCTCTAAGTTTCACTCAGAGTTGTGTTTTCAAGCACATGTGTACGTAACAGCTAAAAGCTTTCCccaagttgtgatatgagaatcGTGACATTGATGAAACTCTCCACCTGGGTCAACTTCGAGTATTTTGAAAGGTATATCAACAATAAAAAGGATTTTGGAGTACAAAAGAGAACAAGAAATTAAGGCTTTTGATAAAGTAAAAGACATGATAGAGAAATGCATGAATGCATATTATGACAATACAAtacaatacaaaaaaaataaaataaacatcaCCTTTCCCTTGCCATGAAGCCTCCTTaattttattctctcattcaccCTTTGACATTCTTACAGTATAATTTAGAAATGAAATTTACCATTATTGTgtttctattttcttattttagtGGATCCGTAAATATTTTTCATGAGTAATCCAAAATATATAGATCATCGACTGACTACCAGAATATATATAGTCAAACTAAAATAAGCAGACAATGAAATAACTTTAAGTAAAGGCTAGTTATTGGTTGCATTAAGTAAAATTCACGAGGATGGACGTGTTATCACGTCATGTATATATGAAGCAATGAACTCTTACCTCCTAACAGTTTCCTGTCTAGCTAGAGACTAGAagtttatttataatttttctacAGAGTTGGAGTTTGTCCCTGTTGCATCAGCCATTCTTTAAAAGCTGAATGTGTTCTTGAGAGATCTGTCTGCACAAATGATGCATGGAATGTCAGAGTGGCAAGCCCGTATGGTCTCACACCACCACTTCGCATATACTTTTGCTAAATACCAGCAATTTAACAACGGGTGATATATTCACCGGTTACAAGATCCTCAACTgtgagtttatggttttgatactAAATTATATTCTTCCCATGCATGTTATATCAAAACACGTCCAACTTCTATAAGCATAGAACACGCCTAAGCAGTGTCACGTAAAATCTTGATGCGTGGCAGTAGATTTCTCCGTGACACCAGGAGAAACCTCCACGATATGATAGAGGAATTGCGGTGGGAGTCCAAACTCCAACCTCATAAGTTTGTTAATTAGCAATTCCATtatgtattctttctttattagtcccacattgtatggaaaattaagatcctgcagtttataatctTTTAGGgcctccactcattgccaattgggaTGCACGAATTCTAACACTGACTCTATCGTATTGTTGTGTTCTAGTAAtgctttttttatgttttttgatcGTATTGTTGTTGGATCTCCAATTTACTGCTCTAGTTGACAATGAAAACACAATCGCGGATACAAGGTCAATATGGCCAAGATCCTAAACAACCAGAACTGCTCAAAGAAAGGAAGAACCTCTATTAACGGTGAGAGCTACTACCTATTAACTACAATAGCCCAGTTATAATGCAGACTCTGATAAGTAATGTCTCTAAAAGATATTGTTTTAGATGTCAAGTACAATGAGAGAGCCTTAATCTTCCTACTCAAATTTTCTTGAGAGTATTATGAATCTTGAAAAATGCACTTATTTCTCTATTTCCACACTCCCCAAACGAAAGCAAAAGGTAGTAACTCCCAAAGAGTCCTGCCATTCTCAGTGAGCCCGCGAGCCGTTTGCTTGATAAACAAGTTTGTAGCGTTTTCGCTGATAACCCAATCCCTATGAAATTCCTTCATGAAGAACATCCAGATGTCATACATTTTTGGGAAGTGAATGAAAAGATGGTCGATCGTTTTTCATTTAACTTACAGAAAATACACCTATTTGCTAACTTCCATCCCTTCTTCTTTAGATTATTTGAGTTAAAATAGCATCATGATGAATTAACCACATAAAGAAAGAAACTTTAGTTGGTACTAAGCGTTTCCAAATTTGTGTCGAAGGGAATATGATACCTGAGTTCTTCGCCAGTCCTTTGTAGCACGACTTCACCGAAAAGACTCCGCTTGTCTCCCGTCTCCACCTTCTAGAATCTTCCCCATTGCTTAACACGATTCAGAGTGGCAAGCCCGTATGGTCTCACACCACCACTTCGCATATACTTTTGCTAAATACCAGCAATTTAACATCGGGTGATATATTCACCGGTTACAAGATCCTCAACTGtgagttttatggtttttgatacTAAATTATATTCTATAACTGGAGTTTTTCGTTCTTTTAATAAGCAGTTTCCTTGTTTGCAATGGTTTCCTATAACTGGAGTTTCGTTCTTTTAATATGATCATGGATCCCAAATAGACTACGGACTTAGCAGAGAATAAGTTCAAATAAAATTAGGATTAATAAAACCGAAATAGACTAAGTTTCCATATACAAAGAGACTTGGACATCAATAAATTTTACCTATATATAACTAGAGTCAGGGCCAACACAAcctataataattctttttaacgaaaagagaaggagagatTTATTGTAAGAGCTAGAGAGGCTCAAGCTAAGAAAGGTATGGTCAACCTATAATCTCTTCTTTGGCTATAATCTGAGTCTCTCTTAGGTCGTAAATCTGAGTTGCATGTTCACTAAACTAAATCATATGTCTCTCGAAGGTTATATGTCTAAACTAAAATCATATTCTTGCAACTTTATTTCAGGATACAATATATTTAGATAAAGTATTGAATTTGATATGGCACTGGTTGATGAAAAATTTGACTCAAGAACGAGGTTATATGCTTCCTTGTTCGGtgatgaaagtgatgatgaaCGTGCGGAAGAGATTATAGAAAAGTATTTTGGTAAAAGTGATGACGATATGGAAGAACTTAAGGTTGAAGAAATAAAGATTCCATCAAAATTTGAGAAAGGGACAACAGGTTTTATAATGACTTTTCTGAGTCGAAACTTGAAGCTGCCCGGGCCCGCCCAGCTACGTGAGAATATTCAAAACCCTAGACAAAGGTAACTTAATTCAATTATTTATGAATTGTAAAGACTAAACTactctttttttgtttgattcttATGTTCTCTTGTGCattattttttcctatttatacacacagcCAAAAAGCAAAGAAAAATTCAAGTTGTTGAAGATTCTCTTTTCTTTCGCCGCGGCTAACAAAAACCAGAGAAAAGTAATCTCTAAAAGACATCCTAAATTCGGGCTTCGTCGAATTGCAATATTCTAGCGGAAGAATCAAGCTCGAGTTATTATTATAAGATTTAATTCGTGATTGAATTTTCTTTAGAAAAAAGGGAACAATATTGAGTTGTAAAGTAGCAAAACTATAAAGAACTATGTCAGTTTTCTTCGATTCTATGCATATATTGGACCATCTCTCTCTTATAAATTGCGAGTTTTGAAAATCTTATGTAAATCATAGAGAAGTAAAAAAAGAATGACAATTTTTTGCAAGTAGAAACCAAGCTACAGAAGCTTTCGGAATTATCCAATTAAAAAGCAAAGAAACCAAAAGAGAAGCAAGACTCGAATACAATTGAAAGGCGTGCGTTTATATCTTGTATACATATTCTTCGCTGTTTTGACGCACGTTGCAACGGTTTAGCACTAGTACCTAAGCGACCACAACAAATTTGGGAGCCATACATTGCATCCATGCCTACTACGCACCGCCAGACTAACTAAAACAGCAAATTGAAGTTCTGTCAGAAGTTCTTCTTCTCAAAGTCATGTGCTCTACCACGGAGCTAAGTCGGCTATTCCTGTTAGAAGTTACAATTGCATTCATTCCACATTTTAGGTAGCTCTTAGATAGTGGTAATGCAAGTTTGAAATATAGCAAAGTTCTGTGTTATTTTGTGAAGCGCTTTTCTTATTCACTTGAGGTGGGTCTACTTTGTAATGACTAACAAGGCTAACAAGAGAAATCAATGGACATAGGTGATTAACATACGCAAGCACCTATTAATTAAGTATTTGAACCCCTTCAGCTAGCATCCTAGATTGGGATTTTAATATTGCAAATTTAGAGATGAATtcaaattggctggataatcagaAAATACAAAGAAGAGTAGAAGAGGTCAGCGGAAACCCCAGTCGCAAAGAGGTCAATGTTGTTTCTGATTTAGAAATGGTGGATTTTGTTGTGGTTCTTCTAGATCAACTAGGTTTGAGCCGAGTTACAGtctggaaaaaaaagaagaaacaatgCAAGCTAacatttttttactcggtcagtTCTGAATCCACCTTTGTTGTTTTTAAAGTCTAGCTGCTCAATACCTAAAATTTGAATCAAGATTATGAAGCTAAGTCTGTAACTTTCTCAATTGGAATAGATACCCAAATCGTTTTTAACAAGTTATTAGGTATTTTTGACCATCCTAAGATGAGATCTGTGTAGGTCGGAGAATGCAAGATCTCATTCAAAGATGAAAAAGCCTTTGTTTGAGGATGATGATTACTTGGGAGACTTTGACACCGAATCTTACTATAATGAGCAAATTGATGATGTCAAAAATGGTTCAGGATGAAAATGAGGATTTAGAAATATGGGTTTCTTTTATTTTATGGAGAACTTAGTTTCTTTGGAGAACTGTTGTatgttttatgttttgttttttttcaaggTTTATGAGTTGCTCCtatattttcttttcctttctctctttttttttttgtaaccttGGTGTCATTCTCGTAGTTAGTAAGTTCACGAATGatagaagagatttgaaggtgaaggtgagagagatctcaactcactaaccaagcatctaaacgaCTATACCCGTCCTCTTGGACGactaatgttgtatattattaataccatcatattaagtttttttttctttaaataactcacacatatgcataaaaattaagCTATGACCTAATAAATACTATTATTAATCATATATAGATACTGATTTTTTAGAGCCGAACTCACTTTataatcgaattatacacgtacgtatgccg
Proteins encoded in this window:
- the LOC113340100 gene encoding phosphatidylinositol/phosphatidylcholine transfer protein SFH2-like, with amino-acid sequence MRGVTIRFSFTATFMDWSLILDSGYGFWLLEILVTQDSGHLWKSLVTPVYLLKKKRLIDLYTQKKTTAMVSQEEAIKQLFDLAEKLEEPLKQSFRNMHQGYPAETLVRFLKARAWNVPKAHQMLIDCINWRMENKIDKILMRPIALTELYKAVRDSQLLGLSGYTKEGLPVFAIGVGKSTYDKGPVDYYVQSHIQINEYRDLVVFPQPTKKYGRYIGTCVKVFDMTCLKLSAISQIKLLTTIATIDDLNYPEIAVTYYVVNTPYAFSKLWKIVKKLLREETQRKIQVLKGNGKEELLKVMDYESLPHFCRKEGRSLASMDDCFSLDHAFHQQLYSYIKQQSGA